The Tatumella ptyseos genome segment GGGACTCGGCCGCTATCTAACCAATGCGTTATTTGCGTCAGATATTCCTGCCATCTTGGGAGCAACCCTCATTATAGGAAGTTGCTTTATTATCATCAATGCCCTAACCGATGCGTTAGTATGGCTTACCGACCCGAGAACACGATGACCGAGACTTCCTTGCCACTCCGTACAGTCCGGCCTAATAAGCGCCGATGGTTACTGATCATTGGTTATAGCCTATTAGCATTACTTATCGCCATGGCGCTATTTGCCCCTTGGCTTTCGCCTTATGATCCCAACGCTCAAGTTATGGCTGACCGGTTACTACCACCCGACAGCCACCACTGGTTTGGTACGGATGGTTTTGGCCGAGATCTATTATCACGCGTGATTTACGGCACACGACCTACGCTCTTATTAGTGGTATTTATTCTGATCCTGACCGTACCGGTCGGTATGACGGTGGGCATTACCGCGGGATATCTAGGCGGTTGGGTTGAACGAATTTTGATGCGTATTACCGATATTTTTCTGGCATTACCAAGCTTAGTTATCGCTCTCGCGATGGTTGCGGTGCTAGGACCTAGTATCTTAAATGGCGCCTTGGCGTTGGCACTCACCAGTTGGCCCCCCTTTGCGCGACAAGCCCGCGCGGAAACACAGCAATTAAGACGAAGCGATTATTTAGCAGCCGCTAAAATGCAGGGAATTAAGGGTTTACCCTTGATGTTTGGTCATCTGCTACCACTTTGCCTACCTAGCGCGGTAGTTCGTGCCGCCTTAAGTCTTGGCGGAATTATTCTCTCTGCTGCGGGCTTAGGCTTTCTCGGTATGGGCGTTCAGCCCCCAACCGCTGAGTGGGGATCGATGGTAGCAGAAGGCGGTAAAGTGATTTTTGACCAATGGTGGGTGGCAGCAGCGCCAGGCGGAGCAATTCTTTTGGCAAGCTTAACCTTCAATTTCATCGGTGACGGTCTGCGGGACCGCTTGGATAGTCGCAATGACAGCTAATACCACCCCATTTATTATTGCTGACCAGCTTACTATCGGCGTTCCTGGCGGTCGCCCCTTAGTCGACGGAATCTCCTTTAACATCGGAAAAGAGCGGGTAGCGTTAGTCGGAGAGTCTGGCTCGGGTAAGTCGCTGACGGCCCGCAGTTTAATGGGACTGCTTGCCCCATCGCTGAGCCTTAACGCCTCACAACTCTCCCTTGCCGGGAACGATTTACTGCATCTTAAAGCCTCACAATGGCAAGCTCTGCGGGGGGGAAAAGTGGCAATGGTGATGCAAGACCCGAAATATGCCTTAAATCCTTCTAAAACCATTGGTTGGCAGGTTGAAGAGCCGTTAATTTTGCACCGTAAACTCTCCCGCCGCCAGCGCCAAGAGAAGGTATTGGCGATGCTCGAGGCCGTGGGGCTAACCAATCCGCATCAGCTGATTAAACGCTACCCTAATCAACTCTCTGGGGGAATGGGGCAGCGCATTATGCTGGCCATCGCATTGATTACCGATCCCGAGTTTCTGATTGCTGATGAGCCGACATCGGCATTAGACCATGCGATGCGTGACCAAGTTCTCTCCTTGATACAAGAGCTCGTGGCGCAGCGCGATATGGGATTATTGCTGATCAGTCATGACTTACAGCAAGTCGCAGACCACTGCCAACGGGTCATGGTGATGTATCAAGGACAGATTCTCGACCGCTTAGCGGCAAGCGATCTTGCGCACGCGACCCATCCTTATACCCAAACGCTCTGGGCTTGTCGGCCTAGTCTAGCGACCAAAGGTAAGCGCTTACCCACGCTAGATCGGGCAGCATTGGAGAGATAATTATGAGCGCTATTACAGTTAACCACCTCAATGTCTTTCACCCTCAGGGATATCATTTACGGCAAGTGGTGGAAGATGTCAGTCTAACAGTGGAACCTGGTGAATGTTTTGGGCTTGTCGGCCCCTCTGGCTGCGGAAAATCGTCGCTACTCTGGGTGATGGCAGGTCTTAATCCCCATTGGAGCGGGGAGATGGTATTAGCGGGTACTCACGTACAGTCCGGTTCCTCTTTTACCGGACAGTTACGCCGCGATGTCCAGATGGTGTTTCAAGATCCCTATGCCTCTTTACATCCTCGTCACCGTTTACGCCGTACGCTCGCAGAACCCTTAAAGCGGCTAGGTTTCGATAATATTGATGACCGGATAAGCCAAGGTTTCCAGCAAGTTGGCTTAGCGAGCGCATTGATTGACCGTTATCCCCATCAACTTTCAGGAGGGCAGCGGCAGCGGGTCGCTATTGTCCGTGCGCTACTTCTGGAGCCAAAAATACTACTACTCGACGAGCCAACCTCCGCGCTGGATATGTCAGTGCAGGCGGAAATATTGAATTTACTCAATCAATTAAAAGCCGAGCAGCAGTTAACGATGGTGTTAGTGAGTCATGATCCAGATGTGATCGACCACATGTGTGACCGCTCAGTCACCATGCAGGCTGGGCGAATTACCCAGCTTAGCTAAAAACTCGCTTTAGATATCACTTAAAACGAATATTCAGTCGAAGAGATCGACCCTATACTCCTAATAACGCATCGTTATTAGGAGGCTTTACGAGTGAAACCCTATCTTCCGTTATTCCTTGCTACCCTCTTTTCCTCCGCCAGTTATGCGGCAACGCCACCGGATAGTTTGGTAGTTGCGATTCCCTTGGATGGTATTATTAGTTTTGACCCCGCAGAGAGCTTCGAAACGGTGAGTACCAGTAGTCTGGTAAATATCTATCAAGGTTTAGTCAGTGCCGATCGTAATCATCCGCAACAGATAGTGCCCGCGGCGGCGGCAAGTTGGACGACCGGTAGCCAGCCGCATAGCCTGCGTTTTACCCTAAAACCTCATCAAACCTTTGCTAGTGGGAATCCGCTCACTGCTGAGGATGTGATTTACTCGTTAAGTCGCGCCGTAAAATTAAATAAAGCGCCGGTCTTTATTTTAGGGGAATTTGGCTGGACCCCTGAGAATATCGATGCCTCATTACAAAAAATCAGTAATACAGAGGTCGAGATTCGTTGGCAGAGTAATATAGGCCAAGATCTTGCCCTACGATTACTGTCTGCGCCTGTCGCCTCGATAGTGGACCAAAAATTAGTAAGTGAGCACCAACAAGCGGGGGATTACGGGAATAACTGGCTTAAGAATCATTCTGCTGGCAGTGCCGCTTACAGCATCCAACGCTATGTTCCGCAACAAGCCTTACTGTTAGAAAAAAATCCGCATAGCGCTATCCAACCCAAAATAGCGCATGTTTTATTGAAAGGGGTGCCTGACGCCAGCGCTCGCCGGTTATTACTCACGCAAGGCGATGCTGACATCGCCTATGGATTAGGCGCCGATCAGTTTGCAGCATTGCGCCAGACCTCTGGCGTGAAAGTGGCAAGTTTTCCCTCTAGCCTAATTTATTACCTCGCCTTTAATACCCAAGATAGCCAACAACCGGTATTGAGAAATCCAGCCTTGTGGCAAGCGGCGCGCTGGTTAGTGGATTATCGCTCTCTCTCACAACAATTATTGAAGGGGCAGTATCAAGTTCACCAATCTTTCTTACCGATAGGGTTTGATGGGGCGTTAGAAAAAACACCTTTCACCTTGGATGTGGCGAAAGCAAAACAAATTCTAAACAAGGCAGGCATCAAACCCGGTACTGCCTTTACTCTCTCCTTCACTAATCAACCGCCCTACAGCGATATCGCCCAAGCGTTACAAGCCAGCTTCGCTCAAGCCGATATACAGATTAAGCTCCAGCCTGTGCCTGAAGCGGAACTCTGGGGGAAAATGCGTAGTCGCCAATTCCAATCAATTTTCACTTATTGGGGAGCTGATTATATAGACCCCAATACCAATGCCAGCACCTTTGCCTATAACGTGCCGAATGGCCCGAAAACCTTGGCGTGGCGAGTCGGCTGGTCTATTCCACAACTCAGTGAATTGACACAGCAGGCCGCGGCGACCAGCGATGCAGCGAAGCGCCGAGCGCTCTATGGGCAGATTCAGACTAGCGTGATGGAAGATTCACCCTTTGTTGTGGCGTTACAAGGCGCGCAGCAGGTGGGGTTACGCAGTAATATTGAGGGGGCACAGCAGAGTTTAGGGGTCAGTATGCTCTATTTTGACCAGATCGCTAAATAGCGAAGTGAATAGGGGGTAGCGTCGACTCTACCCCCTTTCAAACAGTAGCGTTAGCCGTTACCTCTGAATTCAGGGTATAAGCTCATGCCGCCGTCGATAAAGAGTGTCGAACCATGAACGTAGTCAGACAGATCACTGGCCAGCCACACCACCGCATTCGCCACATCTTCTGAGGCACCGATACGACCATAAGGAATTAACTCCAGCAGCTTCTTCGCCGCGTCCCCTTCGGTGTTCTCGGCATTAATTGCCGTTGCGATAGCGCCCGGGGCGATCGAGTTCACTCGAATCTGCTCTTCGCCAACCTCTTGCGCGATACTGCGCATCAGTAGATCCACCCCACCTTTTGATGCGGCATAGTTCACATGACCCGCCCAGGGGATAAGTTGGTGGACAGAGCTGACATGAATAATTTTGCCGTTCGCGCGACTAACTTGGCGCTGCCCTTTCTGTTTACGGAACTGTAATAACGCCGCTTGTGCCGTCAAAAATTGACCGGTAAGGTTAACATCAATCACCTTTTGCCACTCTTGTAGCGTCATATCACCAATTGCAGCATCTTTTTGCAGGCCTGAGTTGGCAACCAGAATATCTAGCCCACCGAAGTGTTCAACCGCCTGCGCAATTAAGTGGTTCACATCGTCTTGCGACGAGACATCACCCTGTACAGCGATAGCTTGACCACCTTGTTGACGTATTTCCTCAGCCAGCTTTTCAGCAGGCTCGGCTTGGCTATTGTAATTAATGACGACACTGGCTCCGGCCTCGGCAAGCCCTTTTGCACAGGCATAGCCTAGACCCGAGCTGGCACCAGTTACGAGGGCGACTTGCTTAGCTAACGATATTTGCATTATGACTCCTGAGCTAGTTTCAATAAGAGTGAAGCATGGTATTGAGTATAGGACAGGACTGGAAATTTGATCGGATTCACAAAAAAGAGGGGTAAGACACCCCCGCTCAATAAAGAGCGGAGAGTGACAGAATGACTATTATTGACTCACGTCGTTAAGCGCGTCCTGCAGCGAAGCGCCGAACATAGCCCCGTGACTCAATCCAGGATAATTAACGACAGAAATCCCCAGACCTTGCTTTTGCCATTGAGCAACCCGTGGTGACAAATCGATAGCGGGAGCGACACCTGCTCTAGCCGGTTGCGAGGATCCAACCATCAATGTAAGGGTTGCCGGGTTCTTGGTTTGCGCCTGAATATCATCGACTAAAAATTGAAACCCTTGGCCCAACGACGGACTTGCGGAGAAGTAGTGACTAAACCGAGTGGAGTGTAGATAAGTATCTAACACAAACAATCCTCCAAAAGAGTGCCCCCATAAAGAACGTTGCGCCTGGTTGATAGGTAAGGCCGCCTCACTCTGTGGAATGATTTTCTGTTCCAGTAAGAAACGGAAAATAGCACTACCGCCGCCAACTCGTCCACGACCTAGCATCGAGCCGCCCTCAGTAGCATCTTTCTTGATAGGAGTATAATCAAACGATCGTGCTGCCAGATCAAAAGGCAGTGGCGTATCGTAGCCAATGAATACTAATACAGCTGGATTTTTCTGGCTTATCCCCTGTAATTGAGACTCATTAATACGGCTGAGGCTCGAATTGCCGTCTAACAGATATAAAATGGGGTAACCTTGCGCAGGGGCAGGCTTGTTAGGCACCGCGACCCAGATTTTGTAATGTCGCTGGTCATCTACGGAATCGAGTTTATACATCCTAAAACGATAGAACTGCGATCCCTGATCGGCAATTGATGGACCCAGAGGCGCCATATTAGGCCTTGAAAGAACACTCGGCGAATTCACTAAAAGTAAAAACAGTATAATCACCGCTTTTCGATAAAGACCTAACATAACGCCCTCGTTTTATTATTAATAAACTAGATTAGAAGTGCATACCGACTTCCATATAATAAGTTCTTCCGGACTCATTATAGGTATTAGCGCCCGCTCCCCACAGATAAGCGCCAGTTGTGGCATTACCTGTCGTTTGGGCATTGCCTTCACGGAAGTGCCGCTTATCGAAGAGATTATCGATGCCCGCGGTTAAATCAAGATTCTTATTGATGGTATAAGTACCACTCAACCCGACAATGGCGTAAGGTGAAACTTCACGCGTTTCACTGCCCGAAGTACGTTCACCCTGGTAGTTATACTTTTTCGGCTTTTGACGACCATACCACGTTAAGGTGCCCTCGAAGGATAACTTATTCGTTGCCTGCCAATCCAAGGTCGAATTTATCGTGTATTTAGGGATAACTGATAAATAGTCATGGGTTGTCTTATTTTCATTTTTCAGAATATAAGTCAGGTTATTTTTTAGGGAAAGTGTATCCGTAATAGGGAAATTAAGCGTCCCCTCAATCCCTTCCACCACCGCTTTCGGCACATTCTCCCATTTATAAATATTCGCAGTGCCATTGTTATATTCACTGGTATAACCGGCCTCAATTTTATTGTGGTAATCGTTGCGGTACCAGGTCACGCCTGCCTGCACATCATTAGCATTATGGTATTCGATGCCAATTTCTTTATTCACGCTAGTTTCAGCGCTGAGATCCTTATTACCTTGCAGGTAACAACTGCCACCGCCGTAACAGCCTTGACCGTTGCTGTATAAAAGATAGTTAGGGTTTGTTTGATAGAGGTTCGGCGCCTTCCAAGCACGAGCAATCCCCATTTTCAAGGTAAAATCGCCTCCCAACTCTTGGGAGAGGTTTAAGGATGGGCTCCAGTCTCCACCGGAAATACTTTGGTGGTTAAAGCGAATACCCGGGACGAGTTTAGTGCTATCGGTCAGCTGCATATTGTCTTCAGCGAAAATACCATAGATATCCGCTGAGCTATATTTAGAACGCCCGGTACTGGAAATACCGTCAACGCTACCCGCACTGGCCGTCACAGTATTAGAAGTTGGATCTCGCATCGCTTGGTGGTTAAATTCAGCTCCTACCGTCAAAACGTGATCGACCCATGCTTGGAAAGGAATACTGACATCCGAGTGTACGTTAGTATCGTACAGAGTAATGGTCGAAAACCCAGTATTGGTCGTACTAAATATGCCGGATGCGCCACCCGTTAGGCCTTCATTCAGTCGTGTATTACGCGTTTTTTCAAACTGAACATAGTTATTGGTGGAGACACCATTATCCCATAGACCGGTATATTTAAGCGCTAGCGTTTGTCGATAGAGGACGTTGGTTTCATTACCGTAATTCGCTTTGACTAACGCATTACTATTGGTATTTTGTGTATCTCCCGCATAGATGTTCCCTTGACGACTAAATCCCGTATCGAGCTCAAGATTCTGGTTAGGGGCAAATTCCCAACGTAGTGCGGAATGAATGTCACGATTTAGCGAGCCTTCGCGCCCTGCAGGATAAGTGCCTGCGTAGGTCCCTGTACGAGTTTGTGTGTGGCTCTTATTGATATCTTGCGCATCGGCCTGGGTTTTACTCCAGTTACCGTATAATCGGAAAGTAAGGTTATCCGCTAATTCACCGCTCAAGCTCGCGTTATAGCGTTGAGACGCCCCCTCAGCTTTATGTTCAGGAGAGTTGAAGTAAGTGTTGAAGCTTCCGTGCCACGCTTTACTGGTCGGTTTAGTAATAATATTGACCACGCCACCCATTGCGCCGTTGCCATAGAGTGCGGCCGCCGGTCCACGAATCACATCAATACGCTCAATCATTTCCGGTGGTACCCAGTTAGTATCACCGCGTGTATCGCGCTCGTCACTCCAGCCATAGCGAACTGAATTACGGCTGGTAACAGGCATGCCGTCGATCAGTATCAGCGTATTTTCTGGACCCATCCCGCGAATATCGATCTGCCGGTTATTACCGCGTTGGCCACTGGTGGAGTTACCCGTGAGGTTAACGCCCGGTTGCGTACGAATTATTTCGGAAAGATCACGTTGGATAGGGTGTTTCTTAATAGCTTCGCTGGTGATGGTGGAGACGCCTGGAGCTTGAAGCGTCTGCTGGCGAGCGGTTACGACTAATCGCCCTTCAGTCGACTTATCACTGAGCGTGTCGTTGGTATCGGACTCTTTTTTTACGGTTTTATCCAATGATGTGGTATCGGTTGCCGCCACAGCAGTAGCTTGTAGCCCGACAATCATTAAAGGAATAAGGAGCGGACGTATTACTTTTTTTATAACCATGGGTGTATAAAGCGCTAAGCAGGAAGAGAGTGCCAATAGAGTAACCGAATGCATAGTAATGTAAATGATATTGATTAGCATTTACATTTTCTTATCACTCTCCTTGCTTTACATTGTCGCCAGCACTGAACGGAATTATCCAAACTGTTGCTGATGACGCTTTTTACGCTGCAGATAGTCGTCATCCTCTCTGAGTTTATCCCATGAATGTTTAAAGATTTTTGCCGCCGCCGCTTTCTCTTCATCGAGTTGATAAGGGAGAATTTCACGATTCTTGTCATATTTTTTACCGCCAGGATGGTTGGCGTAGCGTCTAGCACGAGTATATCCCATCTGTATAAATTTACGCGCCATATCCATTCCCACAAAATCGTCTTGTTTTCGATAATCCTCAAAGAGTTGCATGATTTTCTTAGCAGAGGCGGTTGCACTGGCGACATCTTTAAATCGCCAATAGGGAAGAATTTCACTTTTATAAGGTTCGACCATCAACACTCCCTGTTCCCCTCGCCCTACTTGGTAGCGTTCTGGATGCTTACGAAAATCAATACTTGAAAAATCTTGTTGGTAGTCGAATTTTTTCATAAATCGCCTCTCCTTATTTACTTGCTATTAAGTATAGGTGAGAGTGATAAGGGCGAGCGGGGAATGATTGGATTTACAAAGTATCTCAAAATAATCGTCTTCACAGAGTGTGAATAAATTAGACCTTATCGCGTAAGTATCATTATCCTAGACTTCGCGATGTTTTATTTCTAATAATTATTAGATCAATAAGTCCTTTATAAAATCGCTATCCAATAATGATAAGGCTATAGACATAATAAGCTGAGTCGATCTGTTCATGTTATAAGATATTTAAACCCTATCTTAATTGACCGAAGGGAAACTCGATGAATGATATTAACGCTTCAAGACTGGAATATCGCAGCTTATCTCACAGTGATTGGCCATTTTTCTTGGCTTTGAATGCTGATCGTCGAGTGATGTCTTTTATCAGCGATCCCCTTGATGAAGAAACGATCCGCCGCGACTACTTTGAACCACGTTTACAAGCTTGGGAGAAAGGTAGTGAACATTGGCTTTGCCTGGTGATCAGCGAAAAAGACACAGGCAAACCTATTGGTGTAACGGGTTTTATTGAACGTAATGAAGGCATCGCTGAGGTGGGATTTATTCTCAAACCTGAGTACCAGAGGAAAGGTTACGGAAGCGAGTCTTTAACAGAGATGATTAAATTAGCCTTTACCCATTATAACTACCATAAAGTCATCGCCACCGTGACGGCAGGAAATGAAGCCTCACGTAAAACGCTAATAAAATGCGGATTCCAACAAGAAGGCAGCTTAAGGAAAAGTTATTATCTGAATGGGCGCTGGCAAGATGACTGGCTGTTTGGATTACTCAAAGAAGAGACCCACTATTGATATTTAACTAGTCATCGACTTATCAATAGGGTAATCAGGAAATCACTTTAAGAGCGCAAGTAATGAATAAAAGTAAAATAGGTATTTTAGCGGGTATGGGGCCACGATCCACCGCCCCTTTTCTCGAAAAAGTTATCGATGAATGCCAACGGCAATATGGGGCAACCTATGATATGGATTTTCCCGAAATTCATATTATTTCTCTACCGACACCTTTTTATCCTGGTAGCGCGATTGATTCCGCGAAGATGATTGAAGCTTTACAGAGAGGGATTACCGATTTAGTAAAGAGTAACGTGAGTTTACTTTCAATCCCTTGCAATCTTGCGCATTGTTATTTTGACGAAATAAGCGAGGTTTCACAGGGTATCCCATTATTACACATCGCTGATGCGCTCTATTCTTTTCTACCACCGCCGCCATCAGCTGTCTGTATACTTGCCACCCTCCCCACCCTGGAATCCGGTTTTTATCAACAGAGGCTGGCTACCAAGGGGATCACTCTTGTCGATTCCAAGGTGTTAAGGGAAAAGACAACGGCTCTCCTTCCAGTGATTAAAGCTGAGGGCTACCACAGTGACCGCGTTCACGCTTTGTGGCAGGAAATCATCACTGAGATAGCAAAATTAGAAATTAATGAGGTTATCATCGCCTGTACTGATCTTAGTCCTCTGACCACTATAACCCATGGATACTCCATCACCTTTATTGATTCGATGGCGGCTTTAGCGGTGAAAACAGTTAGTGAGTATTTACGTCAAAGAGAGGAGCTGCCATGAAGGTAATGAAAGAACTGAAGGCAAAATATCCCAGCGCACTCGCCTGGGGATTTGGGGATAGTGCTGCAATGGCAGATGAACTTTCCCATCATATCGTCGCTGGGCGTAAAACCGCTTCCTGCGGTTCACTTGCTGCCTACCTAAGTGAGGAATTACCTCCCACTGTGGGGAGCTACCATATTATCCTCAATGGTCGCGAAGAGCCCGTTTGTGTAATTCGTATCATTGCGATGCGGATTGTGACGTTCGATAAGGTAGAGGCTGAATTTGCCTATAAAGAAGGCGAGGGTGATCGTAGCCTGAATTATTGGCGACAGGAACATGAAGCCTTCTTTACCCGAGAAGGAAGTTTCAGCCCAACCATGGAACTTGTCGCGGAAGAGTTCGAATTAGTCGAAGTTGTCTAAGATTACTTCAAGAGTATCTTTAGCCCAAGCAAGCCTAATAGCCCTGCACTAAGACGATCTATCGTCACTTTACAGCTTAGGTAAAAACGACGCAGGGTAGCGCGACTTAGGATCAAGGCGACAAAAATAAACCAGACGAAATCGATTAAGAACGTCATTCCCGGCACCATAAAATAGAGCGTCGTCGATAAATGAGGTTGGAGCAATGGGGTAAATAGGCTCGCAAAGACAATGGCTGTGTTTGGGTTACTGAGTTGCGTAAACAGTCCACTGAAAAAAGCTTGGCGGAAAGTCAGCACAGAGATAGCTGAAGGCTTGCCTTTTGCTCGCGGTTTTTGACGTAACATGTTGACTGCGCTGACTAGCAAGTAACCGCCGCCCAGAACTTTCAAAACATTATGCAGTTCCGGAATCATTGTTAACACTGCATGTAATCCTGACAGAGCAGCCAGTGCAAAAACCATTGCCCCAGCCCCTAAGCCAATGGCCACTCCGAGTGAGGCGTAAAAAGATGAGGAAAGCGCAACGCGGGTAGCGAGCAAAAAACTCGCACCGGGGCTCATTGCGCCAACGGCAATAGCCAAAGCGATCGTACCAAGCTGAAATAATTCGCTGTTCACGTTTCCCCTCAGTTATTTTTTCGCCTAGATGCGTAATCACTTATATCGGTTGATAACCCTGCCAAGCAGGACGGTCAAGTTGCCCCTCAGCCATTGGGGTTAAGTGCAGATAGCCCTCCCCAACTTTATCGAGTAATAAGCAATTATCAACGTCTTTAAGGTTATCTTTATGCTGATGCGCTGCCCCGGATAATAACCGACTTAATGCCTGTTTTTTTGCCTGCTTCGCATCTTCAGCGACAAATAGTCCAAATTCATGGAGCTCAGCCAGCGTGTCGGAACGGTAAGCTCCGACATTGACGAAAAAAAGCTTCTGTGACGTCGTCGAGGGGGTAGCTTGTAAACTCACACTGTAGCCATCAACCCACGTGATCTGGGTGTAGCCATCAAGATGAACTTTATTTTTATCCCCAAACCATGCCTTTTTTAACGTTGGCCAGGCTTCCTCAGGCGTGTTGGCTGCCACAAATTGAATATCATGGACTTCAATATTCGACTTCCCGGCATTGCCCCCAAGATAGAACATATATAAATTCACTCAAATCTCCCAATATCGACTCGATTTCGTCTCGTATTTTATATAATTGCCGCTTAGTATAGTGACTATAAGAATATCTTATCACAGCCATTTAAAGAGGATCGTATGGCGCAACCTTCGTACCAGCCCCCCTCCCAGCGTCAGTATTATCACGAATTTTTACGCGGTGCGACAATGGTCATTCCGGTAATGATTGGTGTGCTTCCTTTTGGCCTATTATTAGGCGCTCAAGCGGCTCAAAAAGGATTGTCTGTCGGTTTATTAAGTATGATGACCGGCTTGAATTTTGCCGGGGGATCAGAGTTTGCCGCCGTTGCGCTATGGAGTTCCACC includes the following:
- a CDS encoding aspartate/glutamate racemase family protein; amino-acid sequence: MNKSKIGILAGMGPRSTAPFLEKVIDECQRQYGATYDMDFPEIHIISLPTPFYPGSAIDSAKMIEALQRGITDLVKSNVSLLSIPCNLAHCYFDEISEVSQGIPLLHIADALYSFLPPPPSAVCILATLPTLESGFYQQRLATKGITLVDSKVLREKTTALLPVIKAEGYHSDRVHALWQEIITEIAKLEINEVIIACTDLSPLTTITHGYSITFIDSMAALAVKTVSEYLRQREELP
- a CDS encoding ASCH domain-containing protein; this encodes MKVMKELKAKYPSALAWGFGDSAAMADELSHHIVAGRKTASCGSLAAYLSEELPPTVGSYHIILNGREEPVCVIRIIAMRIVTFDKVEAEFAYKEGEGDRSLNYWRQEHEAFFTREGSFSPTMELVAEEFELVEVV
- a CDS encoding LysE family translocator, whose translation is MNSELFQLGTIALAIAVGAMSPGASFLLATRVALSSSFYASLGVAIGLGAGAMVFALAALSGLHAVLTMIPELHNVLKVLGGGYLLVSAVNMLRQKPRAKGKPSAISVLTFRQAFFSGLFTQLSNPNTAIVFASLFTPLLQPHLSTTLYFMVPGMTFLIDFVWFIFVALILSRATLRRFYLSCKVTIDRLSAGLLGLLGLKILLK
- a CDS encoding DUF1543 domain-containing protein: MNLYMFYLGGNAGKSNIEVHDIQFVAANTPEEAWPTLKKAWFGDKNKVHLDGYTQITWVDGYSVSLQATPSTTSQKLFFVNVGAYRSDTLAELHEFGLFVAEDAKQAKKQALSRLLSGAAHQHKDNLKDVDNCLLLDKVGEGYLHLTPMAEGQLDRPAWQGYQPI